The proteins below come from a single Podarcis muralis chromosome 8, rPodMur119.hap1.1, whole genome shotgun sequence genomic window:
- the TMX3 gene encoding protein disulfide-isomerase TMX3, which yields MAEGRRRERRRSPLLWAAVAAFILVVDASFVEDLDDSFKENRKDDIWLVDFYAPWCGHCKKLEPVWNEVGKEMGSTGSPVKVGKMDATSYSSIASEFGVRGYPTIKLLKGDLAYNYRGPRTKDDIVEFANRVAGPIIRPLPSQQMFEHVQKRHRVFFLYIGGESPLKEKYIEVASELIVYTYFFSASEEILPEYVTLPEMPAVIVFKDGTYFVYDEYEDGDLSSWISKERFQGYLNVDGFTLYELGDTGKLVAIAIIDDKNTSVEHIRLKSIMQDVAKNYRDHFHRSFQFGHMDGNEYMNSLLMDDLKIPTIVVLNTSNQQYFLPHKPIESTEDMVQFINEILEGTAEAHGGDGILQRIKRIIYDAKSTVGSVFKSSPLLGCFLFGLPLGVISIMCYGICMADSDGRLDEVDASKKESTGRELTDEGTEEEQEEENSENRLEFPGGEEEQKTIFEKKKD from the exons ATGGCAGAAGGGAGGAGAAGAGAGCGGCGGAGGAGCCCACTCCTGTGGGCGGCAG TTGCTGCATTTATTTTGGTAGTTGATGCATCTTTCGTGGAAGACTTAGATGACTC GTTTAAAGAGAACCGTAAAGATGACATTTGGCTTGTAGAT TTTTATGCACCATGGTGTGGCCATTGCAAGAAGTTGGAACCGGTGTGGAATGAAGTTGGTAAAGAGATGGGAAGCACTGGTTCACCAGTCAAAGTTGGGAAGATGGATGCAACTTCTTATTCTA GCATTGCCTCTGAATTTGGAGTTCGAGGCTATCCAACAATTAAATT GTTAAAGGGTGATTTGGCATACAACTATAGAGGACCCAGGACCAAAGATGATATTGTTGAGTTTGCAAACAGAGTAGCAGG GCCTATTATTCGACCCCTCCCTAGCCAGCAGATGTTTGAACATGTGCAAAAGAGGCATCGTGTATTTTTTCTTTACATTGGTGGAGAATCTCCATTGAAG GAAAAATACATAGAAGTTGCTTCCGAACTAATTGTTTATACCTACTTTTTTTCTGCCTCAGAAGAGATACTACCTGAG TATGTGACACTCCCTGAGATGCCAGCTGTTATAGTTTTCAAAGATGGAACTTATTTTGTGTATGATG aatatgAAGATGGTGATTTGTCATCCTGGATAAGCAAGGAGAGATTTCAGGGGTATCTTAATGTTGATGGATTTACTCTGTATGAACTTGGAGACACAG GAAAACTTGTGGCTATTGCAATTATTGATGATAAAAACACTTCTGTAGAACATATTAG GTTGAAGTCTATTATGCAGGATGTTGCAAAAAATTATAGAGACCACTTTCATAG GAGCTTCCAGTTTGGCCATATGGATGGTAATGAATACATGAATAGTTTACTAATGGA tgATCTGAAAATCCCCACTATAGTTGTATTGAACACATCCAATCAACAGTATTTCCTACCTCATAAACCTATTGAGAGTACTGAAGATATGGTTCAGTTCATTAATGAGATCCTGGAAGGCACTGCAGAA GCACACGGTGGAGATGGAATTCTTCAACGGATCAAGAGAATAATTTATGATGCCAAGTCTACTGTAGGA TCTGTTTTCAAGAGTTCCCCCCTTCTGGGCTGCTTTCTCTTTGGTCTACcactgggtgtcatcagcatcaTGTGTTACGGAATTTGTATGGCTGACTCTGATGGAAGATTAGATGAAGTGGATGCATCTAAGAAGGAAAGTACAGGGCGGGAACTGACTGATGAAGGCACTGAGGAAGAACAAGAGGAAGAAAACAGTGAGAACCGTCTAGAATTTCCAGGTGGCGAGGAAGAACAGAAAACtatatttgaaaagaaaaaagactaa